One Leptospira andrefontaineae genomic window, GAAAGGTGAATTGAAGCCTGGAATGTTTGTCACTTGTAAGATCAAATCAGTTCACACATTCGGACTAATTGTAGAAGCGGACGGACTCACTGCACTTGTGCCTGCTTCCGAAGCAACTTTCAAAAAAGGAGCGGATCTTGCTAAAGATTTCCATCCTGGCCAAGTTCTGAGAGCAAAAGTTTTAAAATTAGATTGGGAAGAAGGAAAACATAGTTTTACCGTTAAGGATTTCCTAAAAGATCCTTGGGCCCAAAATGTTCCATTCAAAGAAGGTGATTTAGTTACCGGAACGGTAGAAAGTGTAAAACCTTTCGGAGTATTCGTAAAATTGAATGAACATTTTTCCGGACTGGTTCCCAACAGGGAAACCGGATTACAAAATCGTACACCGGCTGCTCAACATTTTAAGATCGGAGATTCTGTTTCCGCATTCGTAACTGAAGTAAATCCTACAAAAAGACAGATCTCACTTTCACTTACTAAAGCGAAAGAAGTTCAGGAAAGATTGGATTATAGTGGATACCTTTCCGAGGATACTTCTTCCACTGGATCTTTCGGTGCGATTCTTGCAAAATCCTTAAACAAGGGACAGAAAAAAGGATAAATGGCTCTCCGGATCGCATTGTATCGACCGGAGATACCTCCCAATACGGGAAATATCGCCCGACTATGCGTCGCCCTAGGAGCGGAGTTGCATATCGTAGGAGAACCTGCCTTCGAGTTGTCTGAAAAAGCGGCAAGAAGAGCAGGGTTAGATTATTGGGATAAACTAAAATTGACTCTCCATCCTAGTTGGGAGACTTTCTCGGAATCCTTAGACACTAATTCCAAATTATATCTAATATCCACTAAGGGAAAAGTTTCTTATACTACTCCTC contains:
- a CDS encoding S1 RNA-binding domain-containing protein translates to MKEDQKELFQKLLDESFRKKAALEPGAKVSALVTSSKSDYVFIKVQGAGLSGIIASDEFTEALPKQGETIEAYFLQESSGDQYFTTCLNGDTISKDMVSVAHTAEIPVLGHIIGVNDAGVEVKLGEQTGFCPFSQLDPELKKQNNGVGKRVRFLISEVGNKGKIIVSQKKIADKEREAKISVLKGELKPGMFVTCKIKSVHTFGLIVEADGLTALVPASEATFKKGADLAKDFHPGQVLRAKVLKLDWEEGKHSFTVKDFLKDPWAQNVPFKEGDLVTGTVESVKPFGVFVKLNEHFSGLVPNRETGLQNRTPAAQHFKIGDSVSAFVTEVNPTKRQISLSLTKAKEVQERLDYSGYLSEDTSSTGSFGAILAKSLNKGQKKG
- a CDS encoding tRNA (cytidine(34)-2'-O)-methyltransferase encodes the protein MALRIALYRPEIPPNTGNIARLCVALGAELHIVGEPAFELSEKAARRAGLDYWDKLKLTLHPSWETFSESLDTNSKLYLISTKGKVSYTTPQYGENDVFLFGNETSGLPQEIFQSKIPNGILRIPMEEDCRCLNLSNAVAIIAYEALRQIRRW